A genomic window from Pseudonocardia broussonetiae includes:
- a CDS encoding LuxR C-terminal-related transcriptional regulator — translation MTGPLLQTKLHLPRGRHGLVARPRLIERLTRGSGSVLTLVSAPAGFGKTTLLTEWIAADGRPAGWLSLDRRDNDPTTFWTYVITALRMVAPQVGAAALALLESPRTPVEDVLATLLNDLSTVPDDVVLVLDDYHVIDAHEVHESMGFLLEHLPPQLHIVIAGRADPALPLARMRVRGELVEVRAVDLRFTPDEAAAYLTGVMGLALTAHDVSTLEGRTEGWIAALQLAALSMQGRDDVAGFIAGFAGDDRYIVDYLAEEVLARQPDHLHRFLLQTSALERLSGPLCDAVTGQDGGHGVLAALERANLFLVPLDHRRRWYRYHHLFADVLRAHLQGEQPDSVHELHLRASSWYEQNGERSEAIRHAMAGEDFERAADLVELAIPATLQGRRETTLRRWLEALPEALVQHRPVLSNGFAGSLMSTGEIEGVEAHLLDAERWLDTTTAGQGSDAPSAGMVVVDDQAARRLPGAIAVHRAGQALLVGDPAATRTHARRALDLVDEDDHVARGAADALLGLACWTSGDLVAAHRWYTDAMASLGKAGYLSDVIGCAVVLADIRIAQGRLREAMSTYERGLQVSTEQAGPVLRGVADMHVGMSALLRERDDLESAMRHLSTSRDLGEHVGLPRNRYRWRVAMAGVRESEGDLGSALDLLDEAERLYVSDFHPDVRPVPALRARLWIAQGRLGEALDWARAQGLSVEDDLSYLREFEHITLARALLARYESEGAERSHDEAVRLLGRLLRAAEDGDRTGSVIEITVLQALALGMRGDVPAALAPLERALMLAEPEGHVRILVDEGPPMAVLLRAAAKRRIAPNHVRRLLTASGATQDRTTPGQVVIEPLSERELDVLRLLATDLGGPDIARRLIVSLNTVRTHTRNIYAKLGVNNRRAAVHRAEELELLVRTRHR, via the coding sequence GTGACGGGTCCGCTGCTGCAGACCAAGCTGCACCTCCCCCGCGGCCGACACGGTCTGGTCGCCCGTCCGCGACTGATCGAGCGTCTGACCCGTGGTTCCGGGTCGGTGTTGACGCTCGTATCGGCTCCGGCCGGATTCGGCAAGACGACACTGCTGACGGAGTGGATCGCGGCCGACGGCCGCCCCGCGGGGTGGCTGTCGCTCGACCGGCGCGACAACGACCCGACCACGTTCTGGACCTACGTGATCACCGCGCTGCGGATGGTGGCGCCCCAGGTCGGTGCCGCTGCGCTGGCACTGCTGGAGTCACCCCGCACCCCGGTCGAGGACGTCCTCGCCACCCTGCTCAACGACCTGTCCACCGTCCCGGACGACGTGGTGCTGGTGCTCGACGACTACCACGTCATCGACGCGCACGAGGTGCACGAGAGCATGGGGTTCCTCCTGGAGCACCTTCCCCCGCAGTTGCACATCGTGATCGCCGGACGCGCCGACCCGGCCCTGCCGCTGGCACGCATGCGGGTCCGGGGTGAGTTGGTCGAGGTCCGCGCCGTCGACCTGCGGTTCACCCCCGACGAGGCCGCGGCCTACCTCACCGGGGTGATGGGACTGGCCCTCACGGCGCACGACGTCTCGACGCTCGAGGGACGCACCGAGGGATGGATCGCCGCGCTGCAGCTGGCGGCGCTGTCGATGCAGGGCCGCGACGACGTCGCCGGCTTCATCGCCGGGTTCGCCGGGGACGACCGGTACATCGTCGACTACCTGGCCGAGGAGGTCCTGGCCCGCCAGCCCGACCACCTCCACCGCTTCCTGCTGCAGACCTCGGCGCTGGAGCGGCTGAGCGGCCCGCTGTGTGATGCGGTCACCGGCCAGGACGGCGGCCACGGTGTGCTGGCGGCGCTGGAGCGGGCGAACCTGTTCCTGGTCCCGCTCGATCACCGCCGCCGGTGGTACCGCTACCACCACCTGTTCGCCGACGTCCTGCGGGCGCACCTGCAGGGCGAGCAGCCCGACAGCGTTCATGAGCTGCACCTGCGGGCGAGCAGCTGGTACGAGCAGAACGGCGAACGGTCGGAGGCGATCCGCCACGCGATGGCCGGCGAGGACTTCGAGCGAGCCGCGGACCTGGTGGAGCTCGCGATCCCCGCAACGCTCCAGGGTCGAAGGGAGACCACCCTGCGTCGCTGGCTCGAGGCGCTCCCCGAGGCCCTGGTCCAGCACAGGCCCGTACTCAGCAACGGCTTCGCCGGATCGCTCATGTCGACCGGCGAGATCGAGGGCGTCGAGGCTCACCTGCTCGACGCCGAGCGGTGGCTGGACACGACGACAGCCGGTCAGGGATCGGATGCCCCGTCGGCAGGGATGGTCGTCGTGGACGACCAGGCGGCTCGTCGCCTTCCCGGTGCGATCGCCGTCCACCGGGCCGGCCAGGCCCTCCTCGTCGGTGATCCGGCCGCCACCAGGACACATGCCCGGCGGGCGCTCGACCTGGTCGATGAGGACGACCACGTCGCTCGTGGAGCGGCAGACGCCCTCCTGGGACTCGCGTGCTGGACGAGCGGGGACCTCGTTGCGGCGCACCGTTGGTACACCGATGCCATGGCGAGTCTGGGGAAGGCCGGGTACCTGTCCGACGTGATCGGTTGCGCCGTCGTCCTGGCCGACATCCGGATCGCGCAAGGCCGACTCCGCGAGGCGATGAGCACCTACGAGCGGGGACTGCAGGTCTCCACCGAACAGGCCGGACCCGTGCTGCGCGGAGTGGCGGACATGCACGTGGGCATGAGCGCGCTGCTGCGCGAACGCGATGATCTCGAATCCGCGATGCGGCACCTGTCGACGAGCAGGGACCTGGGCGAGCACGTCGGTCTACCGCGGAACCGGTACCGCTGGCGGGTCGCCATGGCCGGGGTGCGCGAGTCCGAAGGGGATCTCGGCAGCGCCCTCGACCTGCTGGACGAGGCAGAGCGCCTGTACGTGAGCGACTTCCATCCCGATGTCCGACCGGTTCCGGCATTGCGGGCCCGGCTGTGGATCGCGCAGGGGAGGCTGGGTGAGGCCCTCGACTGGGCGCGTGCGCAGGGTCTGTCGGTCGAGGACGACCTCAGCTACCTGCGCGAGTTCGAACACATCACCCTGGCCAGGGCGCTTCTGGCCCGGTACGAGAGTGAAGGCGCAGAGCGATCGCACGACGAGGCCGTCCGGCTCCTGGGCCGTCTCCTGCGCGCAGCGGAGGACGGGGACAGGACGGGAAGCGTCATCGAGATCACTGTGCTGCAGGCACTCGCGCTCGGGATGCGGGGCGATGTCCCTGCGGCGCTGGCGCCGCTGGAACGCGCCCTCATGCTGGCCGAGCCGGAAGGCCACGTCCGGATCCTGGTCGACGAGGGCCCGCCCATGGCGGTCCTGCTGAGAGCGGCCGCGAAACGCCGCATCGCGCCCAACCACGTCCGGCGCCTGCTGACCGCCTCCGGAGCGACGCAGGACAGGACGACCCCGGGCCAGGTCGTGATCGAACCACTGAGCGAACGTGAACTCGACGTGCTCCGACTGCTCGCCACCGACCTCGGCGGCCCGGACATCGCCCGCCGGCTCATCGTGTCCCTGAACACCGTGCGGACCCACACCAGGAACATCTACGCCAAACTCGGCGTGAACAACCGTCGGGCAGCGGTCCACCGGGCCGAGGAACTCGAACTGTTGGTGCGAACCCGCCACCGCTGA
- a CDS encoding NAD(P)-dependent alcohol dehydrogenase, with product MKAITQVEFGSADVLEFSDVPRPEPAPGEVLIRVAAASPNPWDWHFMRGLPYISRLAGAGLRTPKNLVLGSDVSGEVQAVGAGTTRFRPGDEVCGFVGAGAFAEYVTAPAGFLALKPANVTHEQAATIPLAGMTALQGLRDVGEVRAGQRVLIIGASGGVGSFAVQIAKSFGAVVTGVCSTRNVELVRSIGADHVIDYTREDLTTLDQAYDVVFQLAGTTSPGAFRRILTPSGRLVLSSGDSTDRFLGPLKRMVGASVMSAFIGQTLRPLTTKRSSGDLDLLRELVEGGSLTPIIERTYALSASAEAIRYLETGRVRGKLAISVRPDEGTATAR from the coding sequence ATGAAGGCGATCACCCAGGTCGAGTTCGGTTCGGCAGACGTCCTGGAATTCAGCGACGTTCCCCGACCGGAGCCGGCACCCGGTGAGGTCCTCATCCGGGTCGCCGCGGCCTCCCCGAACCCGTGGGACTGGCACTTCATGCGAGGCCTGCCGTACATCTCCCGTCTGGCCGGGGCCGGGCTGCGGACGCCGAAGAACCTCGTTCTCGGTAGCGACGTCTCCGGCGAGGTTCAGGCCGTCGGCGCCGGCACGACCCGGTTCCGACCAGGGGACGAGGTCTGTGGGTTCGTCGGCGCGGGTGCGTTCGCCGAGTACGTGACCGCACCGGCGGGCTTCCTCGCTCTCAAACCCGCGAACGTGACCCACGAGCAGGCGGCCACCATCCCCTTGGCCGGCATGACGGCCCTCCAGGGCCTCCGCGATGTGGGCGAGGTCCGCGCCGGCCAGCGGGTCCTGATCATCGGGGCCTCGGGTGGTGTGGGGAGCTTCGCCGTCCAGATCGCCAAGTCGTTCGGCGCGGTCGTGACAGGAGTGTGCAGTACGAGGAACGTGGAACTCGTCCGGTCGATAGGGGCTGACCACGTCATCGACTACACCCGCGAGGACCTGACGACGCTGGATCAGGCCTACGACGTCGTCTTCCAGCTTGCCGGGACCACCTCACCCGGCGCGTTCCGGCGCATCCTCACCCCATCGGGCAGGCTCGTACTGAGCAGTGGCGACTCCACCGACCGGTTCCTCGGGCCGCTGAAGCGGATGGTCGGAGCCAGCGTGATGTCGGCGTTCATCGGCCAGACCCTGCGCCCGCTCACCACGAAGCGGAGTTCCGGGGATCTCGATCTCCTGCGAGAGCTCGTCGAGGGCGGGAGTCTCACACCGATCATCGAACGAACGTACGCGCTGAGCGCATCGGCGGAGGCGATCCGGTACCTCGAAACGGGACGCGTCCGGGGAAAGCTGGCCATCTCGGTGCGGCCGGATGAGGGAACCGCCACTGCTCGGTGA
- a CDS encoding DUF2306 domain-containing protein — protein MHIVSASLYAVLGAFQFSAGIRRRHPGWHRAAGRLLVLSGLAVALSALWLNQFHARPGSGELLYLFRLVFASAMLASIVVGFTAIRRRDVTRHRTWMIRAYAIALAAGTQAFTLGIGATVFGTGELSTALLSGAGWALNLTVAEWAIRKNRAPRSHTRRYAQHS, from the coding sequence GTGCACATCGTCAGTGCCAGCCTCTACGCCGTCCTCGGCGCGTTCCAGTTCTCCGCCGGCATCCGGCGGCGTCACCCTGGCTGGCACCGCGCCGCCGGACGGCTCCTGGTGCTGTCGGGCCTGGCCGTGGCCCTCTCGGCCCTGTGGCTCAACCAGTTCCACGCTCGGCCGGGGTCGGGTGAGCTCCTGTACCTGTTCCGGCTGGTCTTCGCCTCGGCGATGCTGGCGAGCATCGTCGTGGGGTTCACCGCGATCCGGCGGCGGGACGTGACGAGGCACCGGACCTGGATGATCCGCGCCTACGCGATCGCGCTCGCTGCCGGCACGCAGGCGTTCACGCTGGGGATCGGCGCGACCGTCTTCGGTACGGGGGAGCTCAGCACGGCCCTGCTCTCCGGAGCGGGCTGGGCGCTCAACCTCACCGTGGCGGAGTGGGCCATCCGGAAGAACAGGGCACCTCGCTCGCACACGCGCAGATATGCGCAGCACTCATGA
- a CDS encoding AfsR/SARP family transcriptional regulator, protein MDVGPAKCRTVLAALALSAGSAVAVSRLVELVWGEDPPRTAEKTLQSYVVRLRKGLGAGSIVRTGAAYRLAVAPDAVDVARFQRHLDAGDVVSALAQWTGSPLAGLGEHGLAPVVDGLVERWLGAVELDLARHVEADAPAAVGPLTELTANHPFREGLWCLLMTALYRAGRQADALAAFRRARRHLVEQLGVEPGPRLRDLESLILGHDEQLGHDGQLGGAAPWGRPTGTVTFGFCEIPDSSGLWARHRKKMAVAIARLDELVRAAVARHRGHLFASGGESFEAAFHRADDAAAWAVELQLAVSGEPWPGGVEVALRIGLHTGETDERATGYFGPAVIAAARIAGAGHGGQTLVSGVTSALLDRDDLPELGTYRLGGDRAGLRLFQLGDGEHPPPRIEGGLRGNLPWRSGRLIGRDDDLDAVADALAQSPVVTLVGPGGIGKTSLAVAAALGVDPRSAVWLVELARITSSSDVSRAVADALEITETTGHTVSRSITAALRARPALIVLDNCEHVIDGAAAFAQAVAATCPGTRILATSREALGVADERLVVVASLDPAGPGAELFAERARAVSATFDRHASRAHIEEICRRVDGIPLAIELAAARITTLTPADLVDRLDHPLRLLTGGRRTGAERHRTLRATIRWSYDLLTHRQQALLAQLSIFTAAFDLGAARTVATDDDGSAGHDIDDLLGDLVERSMLTVESGPFGRRFRLLETMREYAGERLAEDGEVETIARRHATWCRTQVTCIHHLLVGPAEVDGVARLAELWPNLRAGFDWACATGDRELAEALVRPIAGEVNLRRQTEVSDWAERILGLTPSADQQQIVFWLAVAARRNLQIGDRYGFERLVRRHGEPDHALIRYLRAQLDDDGEALTGCCAEAVAWLRCSGDDYTAALTELGGASGLLSTGRFAEHDAVVSELADRYRVDGPPTLLYVALTLLGYSAFFQGEPERAHRLFDESADIDVPDRTISVNAPIDARSAFRRGDRPQAFRILRSHVDELLRTGNTDIAGNAAVEFITMMASLDRLNDAARVLEYLRTAGDFGALAARTLLAEAAGKIAVADDPAAGPVPQPGNQLDARHTLEHMRDVLDKLSAAPYA, encoded by the coding sequence GTGGACGTCGGACCGGCGAAGTGCCGCACCGTGCTCGCCGCGCTCGCTCTGTCCGCAGGCTCGGCCGTCGCGGTGTCGCGGCTGGTGGAGCTGGTGTGGGGCGAGGATCCCCCTCGTACCGCCGAGAAGACCCTGCAGTCCTACGTCGTTCGGCTCCGCAAGGGCCTGGGTGCCGGCTCAATCGTGCGGACCGGTGCGGCCTACCGCCTGGCGGTGGCACCCGATGCGGTCGACGTGGCCCGGTTCCAGCGGCATCTCGACGCGGGCGACGTCGTGTCGGCGCTGGCGCAGTGGACGGGTAGTCCGCTGGCAGGTCTCGGTGAGCACGGTCTCGCCCCGGTGGTGGACGGGCTGGTGGAGCGGTGGCTGGGTGCGGTGGAGCTCGACCTCGCACGCCACGTCGAAGCCGACGCACCGGCGGCCGTCGGCCCGCTGACCGAGCTCACCGCGAACCATCCGTTCCGCGAAGGACTGTGGTGCCTGCTGATGACAGCCCTGTACCGGGCGGGACGGCAGGCCGATGCGCTCGCGGCGTTCCGGCGCGCGCGGCGGCACCTCGTCGAGCAGCTCGGGGTGGAACCCGGTCCCCGCCTGCGTGATCTGGAGTCCCTGATCCTGGGCCACGACGAGCAACTGGGCCACGACGGGCAGCTGGGCGGCGCCGCGCCGTGGGGCCGGCCCACGGGGACGGTGACGTTCGGCTTCTGCGAGATCCCGGACTCGTCGGGGCTGTGGGCGAGGCACCGTAAGAAGATGGCCGTGGCCATTGCCCGTCTCGACGAGCTCGTCCGGGCCGCGGTGGCCCGGCACCGCGGGCACCTGTTCGCCTCCGGCGGCGAGTCCTTCGAAGCGGCGTTCCACCGCGCCGACGACGCCGCGGCGTGGGCGGTCGAGCTGCAGCTGGCGGTGAGCGGCGAGCCATGGCCCGGCGGGGTCGAGGTGGCCCTGCGGATCGGGCTGCACACCGGTGAGACCGACGAGCGGGCGACGGGCTACTTCGGGCCGGCCGTCATCGCGGCGGCACGGATCGCCGGCGCCGGGCACGGCGGTCAGACCCTGGTGTCGGGCGTGACCTCGGCCCTGCTCGACCGGGACGACCTGCCCGAACTGGGTACCTACCGCCTCGGCGGCGACCGGGCCGGGCTCCGCCTGTTCCAGCTCGGCGACGGCGAGCATCCCCCACCTCGGATCGAGGGCGGCCTGCGCGGGAACCTCCCGTGGCGATCGGGCCGGCTCATCGGCCGTGACGACGACCTTGACGCCGTCGCCGACGCTCTCGCGCAGTCCCCGGTCGTGACGCTGGTGGGGCCGGGTGGCATCGGTAAGACCAGCCTCGCCGTGGCGGCCGCGCTCGGCGTCGATCCCCGCAGCGCCGTGTGGCTCGTCGAGCTGGCCCGGATCACGTCGTCGAGCGACGTATCCCGCGCGGTGGCCGACGCCCTGGAGATCACCGAGACCACCGGACACACCGTGTCCCGGTCGATCACCGCGGCACTGCGGGCGCGCCCGGCGCTGATCGTCCTGGACAACTGCGAACACGTCATCGACGGCGCGGCGGCGTTCGCGCAGGCCGTCGCCGCGACCTGCCCCGGGACGCGGATCCTGGCCACGTCCCGAGAAGCCCTCGGCGTCGCTGACGAGCGGCTCGTCGTCGTGGCCTCCCTGGACCCGGCCGGGCCCGGCGCCGAGCTGTTCGCCGAGCGGGCCCGGGCCGTGTCCGCGACGTTCGACCGTCACGCCTCCCGGGCCCACATCGAGGAGATCTGCCGCCGGGTCGACGGCATCCCGCTCGCCATCGAGCTGGCCGCCGCGCGCATTACCACCCTCACCCCGGCGGATCTCGTCGACCGGCTCGACCATCCGCTTCGGCTCCTGACCGGCGGCCGCCGGACCGGTGCGGAGCGGCACCGGACACTGCGGGCCACCATCAGGTGGTCCTACGACCTGCTCACCCATCGCCAGCAGGCGCTCCTCGCGCAGCTCTCGATCTTCACGGCTGCCTTCGACCTGGGGGCCGCCCGCACCGTCGCCACCGACGACGACGGGTCGGCCGGCCACGACATCGACGATCTGCTGGGCGACCTCGTCGAGCGGTCGATGCTGACCGTCGAGTCCGGTCCGTTCGGGAGGCGCTTCCGGCTCCTGGAGACCATGCGCGAGTACGCTGGCGAGCGCCTCGCGGAGGACGGCGAGGTCGAGACGATCGCCCGGCGCCACGCCACGTGGTGCCGGACCCAGGTCACCTGTATCCATCACTTGCTGGTCGGCCCGGCCGAGGTCGATGGGGTCGCCCGCCTCGCCGAGCTGTGGCCCAACCTCCGTGCCGGGTTCGACTGGGCCTGCGCCACCGGTGACCGCGAGCTGGCCGAAGCCCTCGTCCGCCCGATCGCGGGCGAGGTCAACCTGCGACGCCAGACCGAAGTCAGCGACTGGGCCGAGCGGATCCTCGGCCTCACACCCTCGGCCGACCAGCAGCAGATCGTCTTCTGGCTCGCTGTCGCCGCACGTCGGAACCTGCAGATCGGGGACCGATACGGGTTCGAGCGTCTCGTCCGCCGCCACGGGGAGCCCGACCACGCCCTGATCCGCTACCTGCGCGCTCAACTCGACGACGACGGGGAGGCGCTGACCGGGTGTTGCGCCGAGGCGGTGGCCTGGCTCCGCTGCAGCGGCGACGACTACACCGCGGCTCTCACGGAGCTCGGGGGAGCGTCCGGCCTGCTGAGCACCGGGCGGTTCGCCGAACACGACGCGGTCGTCTCCGAACTAGCAGACCGGTACCGCGTAGACGGCCCGCCGACCCTGCTCTACGTGGCGTTGACGCTGCTCGGCTACTCCGCCTTCTTCCAGGGCGAGCCGGAGCGGGCCCATCGGCTGTTCGACGAATCGGCCGACATCGACGTCCCCGACCGGACCATCTCGGTGAACGCGCCCATCGACGCCCGATCCGCCTTCCGGCGTGGGGACCGGCCACAAGCCTTCCGGATCCTCCGCTCCCACGTCGACGAGCTGCTCCGGACCGGCAACACCGACATCGCCGGAAACGCCGCGGTCGAGTTCATCACCATGATGGCCTCGCTCGACCGCCTCAACGACGCGGCGCGCGTACTCGAATACTTGCGGACGGCGGGGGACTTCGGCGCACTCGCGGCCAGAACACTCCTTGCCGAAGCAGCCGGCAAGATCGCTGTAGCCGACGATCCAGCCGCCGGCCCGGTGCCGCAACCCGGCAACCAGCTCGATGCTCGTCACACCCTCGAACACATGCGCGATGTCCTCGACAAGCTCAGCGCCGCTCCCTACGCGTGA
- a CDS encoding DUF4386 domain-containing protein, protein MTSSTQNPVAPRDAQPPAPSVTPADRSLRHAAITAGIGLLVMSVLGGTATFIAINGLVTPGDAAQTVTDISASADLFRVGIASLFVVIALDVVVACGLYRVFSPVSRSISMVAAAFRLVYAGVYLAAAGELLGVLRLLGDDGYLSVIDAEQRHAQALLGVTAFNDLWMLGLGLFGLHLLLEGYLANRSAGVPRWLGVLIAVAGLGYLIDTFGVVLSAGTWTPVAMFTFVGEFLLALWLVIRGRRITASGIAATR, encoded by the coding sequence ATGACGAGCTCCACCCAGAATCCGGTCGCACCGAGGGACGCGCAGCCACCCGCTCCGAGCGTAACGCCGGCGGACCGATCGCTTCGCCACGCCGCCATCACCGCGGGAATCGGGCTTCTCGTCATGTCGGTGCTGGGCGGAACCGCCACATTCATCGCGATCAACGGACTGGTGACCCCGGGCGATGCCGCGCAGACGGTAACGGACATCAGCGCGTCCGCGGACCTGTTCCGGGTCGGTATCGCGAGCCTGTTCGTGGTGATCGCGCTCGACGTCGTCGTGGCGTGCGGCCTGTACCGGGTGTTCAGCCCGGTGAGCAGGAGCATCTCGATGGTCGCGGCGGCGTTCCGGCTCGTGTACGCAGGCGTCTACCTCGCGGCCGCCGGCGAACTCCTCGGGGTGCTGCGCCTGCTCGGCGACGACGGCTACCTCTCGGTGATCGACGCAGAGCAGCGGCACGCCCAGGCGTTGCTGGGCGTCACGGCGTTCAACGATCTCTGGATGCTCGGGCTCGGCCTGTTCGGCCTGCACCTGCTCCTCGAGGGCTACCTGGCGAACCGATCGGCTGGTGTTCCGCGGTGGCTGGGCGTCCTGATCGCCGTCGCCGGTCTCGGGTACCTGATCGACACTTTCGGCGTCGTGCTCTCCGCAGGCACGTGGACCCCGGTCGCCATGTTCACGTTCGTCGGTGAGTTCCTCCTGGCGCTGTGGCTGGTGATCCGGGGCCGCCGCATCACCGCGAGCGGGATCGCGGCAACCCGATGA
- a CDS encoding NAD(P)-dependent alcohol dehydrogenase, whose protein sequence is MTDQATATATATASMTAIVQDEYGTEPEGVLRLATVARPSIRDNEVRVRVHAASVDRGTWHVMAGLPYPIRAAGFGLPRPKHLNPGRSLSGTIDAVGTGVSGFEPGDEVFGIGAGSFAEYVGVRTDTLAAEPSNLSFEEAAAVPVSALTALQAVRDHGRVQTGEMVLIIGASGGVGSFAVQIAKAYGAEVTGVCGTAAATSVRGAGADHVIDHTRADPTGGSHRYDVILDIAGNRRLSRLRRALTPTGRLVIVGGETDGRWLGGTGRQLRALLLSPFVSQTLGTFVTSENADDLAVLRGLIESGRIAPVIDRTYPLGEVPTAVRHLVEGHPQGKIVIAVWAPGRD, encoded by the coding sequence ATGACCGACCAGGCGACGGCGACGGCGACGGCGACGGCCAGCATGACCGCGATCGTCCAGGACGAGTACGGCACCGAACCCGAGGGCGTCCTGCGCCTCGCGACGGTCGCCAGGCCGTCGATCCGGGACAACGAGGTCCGGGTGCGGGTGCACGCGGCCAGCGTCGACCGGGGAACGTGGCACGTGATGGCCGGCCTGCCCTATCCCATCCGGGCCGCGGGCTTCGGACTGCCCCGGCCGAAGCATCTCAACCCGGGACGGAGCCTCTCCGGGACCATCGACGCCGTGGGCACCGGCGTGAGCGGCTTCGAGCCGGGCGACGAGGTGTTCGGCATCGGCGCCGGCTCGTTCGCCGAGTACGTCGGCGTCCGCACCGACACGCTCGCAGCCGAACCCTCGAACCTGTCCTTCGAGGAGGCGGCCGCCGTCCCGGTCTCCGCGCTCACCGCACTGCAGGCCGTGCGCGACCACGGACGTGTCCAGACCGGTGAGATGGTACTGATCATCGGCGCCTCGGGCGGTGTAGGCAGCTTCGCCGTGCAGATCGCCAAGGCGTACGGGGCGGAGGTCACCGGCGTGTGCGGCACCGCGGCGGCGACGTCGGTGCGAGGCGCCGGGGCGGATCACGTCATCGACCACACCCGCGCCGATCCCACCGGCGGCTCGCACCGCTACGACGTGATCCTCGACATCGCCGGCAACCGGCGGCTGTCCCGGCTCCGACGCGCCCTCACTCCCACGGGACGGCTCGTGATCGTCGGGGGCGAGACCGACGGCCGGTGGCTGGGCGGCACCGGACGCCAGCTCCGGGCGCTCCTGCTGTCCCCGTTCGTCAGCCAGACGCTGGGCACGTTCGTCACGTCGGAGAACGCCGACGACCTGGCGGTCCTCCGAGGACTCATCGAGTCGGGACGAATCGCGCCCGTGATCGACAGGACGTATCCGCTCGGCGAGGTCCCCACGGCCGTCCGCCACCTGGTCGAGGGCCACCCTCAAGGCAAGATCGTCATCGCGGTGTGGGCACCGGGTCGGGACTGA